CCGACGATGAAGGTCGAGATGCCCATGATCAGGATGGTGACCAGGAAGGTGTACTTGCGCCCGATCATGTCGCCCAGGCGGCCGAACACCAGCGCGCCGAAGGGGCGCACCAGGAAGCCCGCGGCGAAGGCCAGCAGCGCGAAGATGAATGCCGCGCCTGCGTCCAGGCCGCTGAAGAACTGCTTGGCGATGATGGCCGCCAGGGAGCCGTATAGATAGAAGTCGTACCACTCGAACACGGTGCCGAGTGACGAGGCGAAGATCACCTTCTTTTCTTCCGTGGTCATGGGACGGTGGGCCGCCCCTCTGCCCACGCCTTGCGCAGCGTTGATAGCCATGGTTTGTCTCCTGAGTCGTTGTGGATCACAGGTACTTACAAAATACCTGTCGCACCACTATCTGCGCGGCAACTGACGGTGCACTGACGTATTTCTTACCGAAGCTGACGCATTGCTGAACGCAAACTTACAAGTCTGGAAGAAACCCTGAGCCCCTGTTTTCCGATGTGAAAAACACGAGCAGAACGTCGCCGGGCCGCGCATTTGCTGCATTGCAGCGCGTAAGCATTGGGTCAGTCGCCATTCGCAGAATCCGCCCCGTTTGTGCACTGCAGCACATGCAGGACACGGCATTCGACCGAACCAGGAGACAAGCATGAGTGACCCCGCCGTTGAGAAGATTCAACGCCATCCCAAGTACCAGGAGCTGCGCGCGCGGCGCAATCCGCTGAGCGTCGTGCTGACGGTGCTGATGCTGGTCGTGTACTACGGCTACATCGGCCTGATCGCCTTCGACAAGCCCTTCCTCGCCAAGCCCATCGGCGACGGCGTGACCTCGCTGGGCATCCCCATCGGCATGGGCGTGATCGTGTTCACGATCGCCATCACGGTGTACTACGTGCGCGTCGCCAACAAGAAGTTCGACGCCCTGACCGAAGAGCTCCTGAAGGACGTCACGAAATGAAGCGCATACAGACCGCAGCCAGCAGCACGCTGGCCCTGGCCAGCCTGTGGGCCGCCAACGCAGCCCACGCCGCCGGTGGCGACCTGGGCCAGGCCGCCAAGCAGGAAACCAACTGGACGGCCATCGTCATGTTCGCCATCTTCGTGGCCGGCACGCTGTGGATCACGAAGTGGGCCGCATCCAAGACCCGCTCGGCGGCGGACTTCTACACCGCTGGCGGCGGCATCACGGGCTTCCAGAACGGCCTGGCGATCGCCGGCGACTACATGTCCGCAGCCTCGTTCCTGGGCATCTCGGCGGCCGTGATGGCTTCGGGCTACGACGGGCTGATCTACTCCATCGGCTTCCTCGTGGGCTGGCCCGTCATCACCTTCCTGATGGCCGACCGCCTGCGCAACCTGGGCAAGTTCACCTTCGCCGACGTGGCCGGCTACCGCTTCGCGCAGGCGCCCATCCGCATGTTCGCAGCCTCGGGCACGCTGATCGTGGTGGCCTTCTACCTGATCGCGCAGATGGTCGGCGCCGGCCAGCTCATCAAGCTGCTGTTCGGCCTGGAGTACTGGATGGCGGTGGTCATCGTCGGCGCGCTGATGATGGTCTACGTGCTGTTCGGCGGCATGACGGCCACCACCTGGGTGCAGATCATCAAGGCCTGCCTGCTGCTCGCCGGCGTGACCTTCATGGCCTTCATGGTGCTGGCCAACTACGGCTTCAGCCCCGAGGCGCTGTTCGCCAAGGGCGTGGAGGTGCGCACGCAGATCGCCGCCAACGCGGGCAAGACGCCCGAAGAGGCGGCCAGGGCGGGCCTGTCCATCATGGGCCCGGGCGGCTTCATCAAGGATCCCATCTCGGCCATCTCGTTCGGTATGGCGCTGATGTTCGGCACGGCCGGTCTGCCCCACATCCTGATGCGCTTCTTCACCGTGCCCAACGCCAAGGAGGCGCGCAAGTCCGTGGGCTGGGCCACGGTGTGGATCGGCTACTTCTACATCCTGATCTTCATCATCGGCTTCGGCGCCATCACCATGGTGCTCACGAACCCCGAGATGTCCGACACCGTCAAGGGCGTGATCAAGGGCGGCGCGGGCACGGCCAACATGGCGGCCGTGCTGGTGGCCAAGAGCGTGGGCGGCAACATCTTCTACGGCTTCATCTCCGCCGTGGCGTTCGCCACCATCCTGGCCGTGGTCGCGGGCCTGACGCTGTCGGGCGCCTCGGCCGTGTCGCACGACCTGTACGCCACCGTCATCAAGAACGGCAAGGCCGACAGCGCCGCCGAGCTCAAGGTCTCGCGCATCACCACCCTGGCGCTGGGCGTGATCGCCGTGCTGCTGGGCATCGCGTTCGAGAAGCAGAACATCGCCTTCATGGTGTCGCTGGCCTTCGCGGTCGCGGCCTCGGCCAACTTCCCGGCGCTGATCCTGTCCATCCTGTGGAAGGGCTGCACCACGCGCGGCGCGGTGATCGGCGGCTTCCTGGGCCTGATCTCCTCGGTGGGCCTGACCATCGTGTCGCCCTCGGTGTGGGAAGCCACGCTGGGCAACCCGGCCGGGTCGGCGCTGTTCCCCTACTCCTCGCCGGCCCTGTTCTCCATGGTGATCGGCTTCGTGGGCGTGTGGCTGTTCTCGATCACCGACGGCAGCGCGCGCGCGGCCAAGGAGCGTGAGGCCTTCGCCGCGCAGCAGGTGCGCTCCGAGACCGGCCTGGGCGCGTCCGGCGCATCGGGCCACTGAGCCGATACGAAGGGAGGGCTGCGAAGCCCCTGGAAAGCTGGGCCCGGGTGCCCGGCTTTTTCATTTGCTCATCGAATGAGAGCTGCCAGCGCAGTCTGGGCGCAGCTTTGTACCCGTTTCGGCTCAAACCTCGCCGCGCAGGCGCCGCAGCTTGATGAAGGCCATGGCCGCCATCACCGCGTCGTTGAGCGCGTCGTGCGCCTCGCGCTCGGGCAGCTGCAGGTCGCGCATCAGCGTGGAGAAGCGCAGGTCGATGTCGGCATTGGCCTGCTGCTGGTAGGGCGGCAGCTGGCGGAACTTGTAGTCGTAGTACAGGGCCGAGACCTCGATCTTGCGCTGCGGCAGGCCCATGCCCAGCAGCGGCCAGATGGCGCGGCCCAGCATGGCCACGTCGAATTCGAGGTAGTAGCCCACCAGCGGGCGGCTGCCGATGAAGTGCATGAGCCGGCGCATGGCCTCGTCGCGCGGGATGCCGCCGGCCAGGTCGCGCTCGCGCAGGCGGTGGATGCGCACGCTGCCGGCCGACACGCCCTTCTCCGGGCGCACCAGCAGCTCCAGGCGTTCGCTGGTCAGGATGCGCTCGCCCACGATGCGCACCGCGCCGATGGAGACGATCTCGTCGGTGCGCGGGTTGAGCCCCGTGGTCTCGCAGTCCAGCGCCACCCATTCGCCCGGCGGGGGCGGGTCGAACATGAACGCGAACTCGGGCTCGCCCAGGTGGTAGACCAGCCACCAGCGGCGCAGCCTTTCCCACCACAGCGGGGGCAGGGAGGCATAGTGGCGGCTCATGCTGCGTCCAGGCGCAGGCGCTGGTGCAGCAGCGCCTTGAAGCGCTTGACGACCAGCAGCGTGTCCTTGAGCAGGTCGCGCTCCAGCGTGGACAGGCGCGCCGGATCGACGTTGCCCGTCACCGGGCGCTGCAGCTCCTGCTCTGCCAGTCCCGCCTGCAGCCGCAGGCCCATGAGGAAGTGCAGGCCCTGCACCAGTTCCTGGGCCAGGGCCGCATCGAGCTGGCCCTCGGCCTGCAGCGCGGCGATGCGCTCGGCCGTGCCGGTGGCGGCTATGCGCCGCGCCAGCGCCAGGCTGCGCACGCCGTGCACGATGGGAAAGATGCCGGCCTTCTTCAGGTTCATGGGCTCGGCGTCGCCCAGGCTCAGCAAGCGGTTCCACCAGCCCGCGGGGCCGCCGAAGGCATCTATGGCCAGCGCGAAGCGGGCGATCAGCGCGTCGTTGTCGGTGGCGAGCTGCATCAGGCGCTGGCGCACGTCGGCCAGCAGCTGCGCGTCGCCGGCCACGGCATGCGCGTCCATGAAGATGGCCAGGTGCATGAGGCTGTCGCCCTGAGGCTGCAGCAGCCAGTCGCGCACCTTGAGACCGAAGCCGCTCACGCTGGCGCGCCACGCGGGGTTGCTGAGCATGATGCGGCCCGGGCACTCGGGGTAGCCGAAGCGCGCCAGCGCCGCGGAAAAGCGTTCGCAGACGGCCTGCAGGTCGGCGGGGGGCTCGTAGCCGTCGCGCAGCAGTAGGCCGTTGTCCTGGTCGGTTTTCAGGAGCTGCTCGCCCCGGCCCTCGCTGCCCATAACGAACAGGCAGCTGTTGGCCACGAGGCCGGGCGGGGCGATCATCTGCCAGGCGCGCTCGAACAGCCGCGCATTGAGCTGCTGCACCAGCTGCGCCATGAGGGCGATGCGCGTGCCGCCGCGGTGCAGCGCGGCCAGCAGGCGCGTGATCTGGGCGGCGGCGGCCTCCAGCGCCTGCAGGTCGGCGGCCTGCTCAATCTGCACGGTGATCAGGTGCGAGTGGTTGGCCAGGAAGCTGAACAGGTCCAGCGCCTCCAGGATGCCCTGCACCTGGCCGTCCTCGCCCAGCACCGCCAGCCGGTGCACGCGCGCGCGCAGCAGCAGGGCCATGGCGTCGCCCAACTGGTCGCCGGCGCGCACGGTGATGACGGGGTGGCTGGCCAGCTCGCCCACGGTGATCTGCGCCAGCGGCCGGCCGTCGAGCACGGCGCGCTGCAGCGTGGTGTTGGAGAAGATGCCCAGCCCGCCCTGCAGCCCCGATACCAGCACGCTGGTGGTGCGCTGGCTCTGGAACAGCCGCACCACGGCGACGATGTCGGTGCCGGCCGGCACCACGTGGGCCGGGCGCAGGAAGGCCTGGTCCACGCGGGCCAGGGTCAGCGACTGCATCTGGTGCTGCTGGGCGCGCTGGGCCAGCGCGCTGAGCTTCTGCCCCAGGTCGGAGAACAGCAGCGCACCGAACGCGCGGTTGCGCGCGATCAGGTCCATGACGGTGGCGCGCGCGAGCTGGTAGGCCACCAGCTCCTCGGCCACGGCGAAGCGGCTGCTCACGCGGCCCGCCACCAGGCCGCGGCCGTCGAAGCAGTCGTCGGGCCCGTAGGTGGCGAGCTGTTCATCGCCCTCGGTCTGCGTGACGTAGCCCTTGATGACGACGAACAGCCAGGCGGGCGCGTCGCCCACGTCGAGCACCACCGCCCCTTGCGGGTAATAGGCGATGTCCACGCTATCGCGCACCAGCGCCTGCTCCTCGGCGCTCAGGCAGTCAAAGGGCGAGGCGGAAAAATTGAAGGCGTTGGGCATGGGCAAGGCTCCTGCCCGCCATTCAACCCCCGAGTCCTTGCGGCACGCTTGCAGCGCGCTCCCAGTGCTGGTCGAACCACGCGTCGCCGTCCAGGCAGGCGCGCAGCATGGGCAGGCTGTCCAGGCCCCAGAACAGGCGGCCCTCCACCTCGAACGCGGGCACGCCGAACACGCCGCCCGCGGCCGCCGCCTCGGTGTTCTCGCGCAGCAGGCGCTTTGCGCGCTCGGGGGCGTCCTCGTCCTGGCGCAGCTGGTCGGCCAGGGCGGCGCGCAGCGCATCGAGCCGCGCCGGGTCGAGCGCGTCCGCCCCGCCCTGCCACACGTGGCGCAGGATGGTGCCGGCGACGAAACGGTTGACGAAGCCGTCGCCGCTGCACTCCAGCGCCAGGCGCAGCAGCGGCAGCGGCGGGAAGGGGTGGCGCGCGGGCATGTCCAGCCCCACGCCCAGGCTGTGGCCCAGCCAGCTCACGTGGCGGTAGGTCCATGCGCGCTTCGGCGCTATGCCCGCGGGGCCAGGGTTGGTGTGCTGCTTGAGCAGCGCGCCCAGCAGCACGGGCCTGTAACGCAGGTGGTAGGACAGCCCCTCCAGCGCCTGGGGCAGGCGCTCGAAGGCCAGCCAGGCATAGGGCGAAACGAAGTCCAGGTAGAAGGTGATTTCTTTCATTCCAGTTCCTCGGGAAGCGCCAGGCCCGCGCGGCGCAGGGCCGCGGCCCAGATGGCGCGGCGCTGGCCGTTGCCCGCCTGCGACCAGGCGCGTATGTCGTCCAGGGTGCGGAAGCACCCCTCGCAGTGGCTGCGGTCGGGCGCCATGCGGCACACGGACACGCAGGGCGACGGCACCGACTCTTCGGACTTCAAGCCAAATTGGCCTGCAGCGCTTATCTGGAAAGCGCGATCAGCTAGCATTTTTGCGGCACTCATTCCTGCACCACGTCGACCACGGGCGCGCCGGTGAGCGCCTCCAGATCCTGCGGGCGCAACTGGAACACGCCGTGCGGGTGGCCCGCGGCGGCCCAGATCACGCCGAAGCGGAACAGCTCCCGGTCGATCAGCGTGACGGGCGCGGTGGCGTGGGCCACGGGCGAGACGCCGCCGATGGAGAAGCCCGTCCTGGCCTTGACGAACTCCGCATCGGCGCGGCCCGTCTTGCCCACCAGTGCGTCCACCTTCTTTTCATGAACGCGCCGGTCGCCCGAGGTGATGACGAGCACGGCCGCGTCGTCGCTCTTGCGCCGGAAGATGATGCTCTTGGCGATCTGCCCCACGGCGATGCCCAGGGCGTCGGCCGCCTGCTGGGCGGTGCGCGCCGCGTCGTCGAGCATCACCGGCATGTGCGGGTGGCCCGCCGCCTGCAGGGCAGCGGCCACGCGGCGCACGCCCTCGGGCAAGGCTTGCAGTTCAGCACCGCACATGGCCGTCACCCCGCCCGCTTGTTGAGCAGCGCCACCGCTACGCGCGACTGGGGCTTGCGGCCCAGGAAGTCGCTGATGTAGGCGCCGGCATCGACCAGCCGGTCCAGGTCGATGCCCGTCTCTATGCCCATGCCGTGCAGCATGTAGACCAGGTCCTCGGTCGCCACGTTGCCGGTCGCGCCCTTGGCGTAGGGGCAGCCGCCCAGGCCCGCCACCGAGGACTGGAAGTTCCAGACCCCCAGCTCCAGCGCGGCCAGCGTGTTGGACAGCGCCTGGCCGTAGGTGTCGTGGAAGTGGCCCGACACGTCGTCGATGCCGAAGTGCTTGAGCGTCGCCTCGATGGCGCGCTGCACCTTGCGCGGCGTGCCCACGCCGATGGTGTCGGCCACGTCCACGCGCTGCACGCCTATGCCCTTGAGCAGGCCGGCCAGGTAGGCCACGCGCTCGGGCGCCACCTCGCCCTCATAGGGGCAGCCCACGGTGCAGCTCATGGCGCCACGCACCTGGATGCCCGCGGCGCGCGCGGCTTCGACCACGGGGGCGAAGCGCTCGATGCTCTCGGCGATCGAGCAGTTGATGTTCTTCTGGCTGAAGGCCTCGCTGGCCGCGCCGAAGACCACGATCTCGTCGGGCTTGTCGAGCACGGCCGCCTCCCAGCCCTTCAGGTTGGGCGTGAGCACCGAGTAGCGCACGTCGCTCCTGCGCGCGATGCCGGCCATGACCTCGTGGTTGTCGGCCATCTGCGGCACCCACTTCGGAGAAACGTAGCTCGTGACCTCGATCTCCTTGAGGCCCGCGTCCTGCAGGCGGTGCACCAGGCCGATCTTGACGTCGGCCGGCACGGGTTGCTTCTCGTTCTGCAGCCCGTCGCGCGGGCCCACGTCGATGAGCTTGACTCGGGTGGGGATGTTCGGGTTCATGCTGTCTCTCCTTTGTTTAAGAACGTGTTTACGATCTCTTCATGTTGCCCGCAAGGCGGCAGAAAGCCGCAATCCAGGCGCGTGCCGCAGGCCATGCTGGCGGCCTGGACAAGGCGCGCAACGACGAGTGCGGCTTTTTGCTGCCTTGCCCGAAGGGTTGCCCCGCAAAAACAGCGTCTGCGGCGTTGCAAATCCTCGCCGGGCCACCAGCCCGGCTGCGCTTTGCGCCTTGCAGCCAGGCCCAAAGCGGGGCAACGGGCTCCATGAAAAGATCGTAAACACGTTCTAATAACCGCGTGCCGCATCGACGATGCCCGCGACGGGCTCGCCGCGCTGCATCGCCGCGATCTTGCCGGCGATCTGGGCAATGCTTTCGTCGCGCAGCGTGCGCGCCGAGGTGTGGGGCGTGAGGGTGATCCGCGGGTTGTTCCAGAACGGGTGGCCGGCGGGCAGCGGCTCGGTGCGGAACACGTCCAGCGTCGCGCCCGCCACGTGGCCTTCGTCGATCAGCGCGAGAAGGTCCTCGTCGACCAGGTGCGCGCCGCGCGCGACGTTGATCACGTAGGCGCCGGGCATGAGGCGCGAGAGCGTGCCGCGGTCCATGATGTTCCGCGTCCCGGGCGTGAGCGGCAGCAGGTTCACGAGCACGCGGCTCGCGGCCAGGAAGCCGCCAAAGCCTTCCGCGCCGCTGAAGCAGCGCACGCCTTCGATCCGCTTGGGGCCGCGGCTCCAGCCCATCACCGGGAACTCGAACTGCGCCACCGCGCGCGCCACGCGCTCGCCCAGCACGCCCAGGCCCATCACGCCCACGGGGAAGTCCTGGCGCAGGCGCGGCCTGCGGTAGCCCCAGCGGCCGGCGCGCATGTCGGCCTCGTAGCCGTCGAACTCGCGGAAATGCCGTATCAGCGCATGGCAGACATACTCGGCCATCTGCACGGCCATGCCCGCGTCGTCCAGGCGCACCACGGGCAGGGCAGGCGGCAGGCGCAACCCGAGCAGCGCGTCCACGCCCGCGCCGATGTTGAACAGGGCCTTGAGGCCCGGCTGCTCGTCGATGAACCGCTGGGGCGGCGCCCAGACCACGG
This region of Alicycliphilus denitrificans K601 genomic DNA includes:
- a CDS encoding DUF485 domain-containing protein; the encoded protein is MSDPAVEKIQRHPKYQELRARRNPLSVVLTVLMLVVYYGYIGLIAFDKPFLAKPIGDGVTSLGIPIGMGVIVFTIAITVYYVRVANKKFDALTEELLKDVTK
- a CDS encoding cation acetate symporter; translated protein: MKRIQTAASSTLALASLWAANAAHAAGGDLGQAAKQETNWTAIVMFAIFVAGTLWITKWAASKTRSAADFYTAGGGITGFQNGLAIAGDYMSAASFLGISAAVMASGYDGLIYSIGFLVGWPVITFLMADRLRNLGKFTFADVAGYRFAQAPIRMFAASGTLIVVAFYLIAQMVGAGQLIKLLFGLEYWMAVVIVGALMMVYVLFGGMTATTWVQIIKACLLLAGVTFMAFMVLANYGFSPEALFAKGVEVRTQIAANAGKTPEEAARAGLSIMGPGGFIKDPISAISFGMALMFGTAGLPHILMRFFTVPNAKEARKSVGWATVWIGYFYILIFIIGFGAITMVLTNPEMSDTVKGVIKGGAGTANMAAVLVAKSVGGNIFYGFISAVAFATILAVVAGLTLSGASAVSHDLYATVIKNGKADSAAELKVSRITTLALGVIAVLLGIAFEKQNIAFMVSLAFAVAASANFPALILSILWKGCTTRGAVIGGFLGLISSVGLTIVSPSVWEATLGNPAGSALFPYSSPALFSMVIGFVGVWLFSITDGSARAAKEREAFAAQQVRSETGLGASGASGH
- a CDS encoding 3'-5' exonuclease, which gives rise to MSRHYASLPPLWWERLRRWWLVYHLGEPEFAFMFDPPPPGEWVALDCETTGLNPRTDEIVSIGAVRIVGERILTSERLELLVRPEKGVSAGSVRIHRLRERDLAGGIPRDEAMRRLMHFIGSRPLVGYYLEFDVAMLGRAIWPLLGMGLPQRKIEVSALYYDYKFRQLPPYQQQANADIDLRFSTLMRDLQLPEREAHDALNDAVMAAMAFIKLRRLRGEV
- a CDS encoding DUF294 nucleotidyltransferase-like domain-containing protein, translating into MPNAFNFSASPFDCLSAEEQALVRDSVDIAYYPQGAVVLDVGDAPAWLFVVIKGYVTQTEGDEQLATYGPDDCFDGRGLVAGRVSSRFAVAEELVAYQLARATVMDLIARNRAFGALLFSDLGQKLSALAQRAQQHQMQSLTLARVDQAFLRPAHVVPAGTDIVAVVRLFQSQRTTSVLVSGLQGGLGIFSNTTLQRAVLDGRPLAQITVGELASHPVITVRAGDQLGDAMALLLRARVHRLAVLGEDGQVQGILEALDLFSFLANHSHLITVQIEQAADLQALEAAAAQITRLLAALHRGGTRIALMAQLVQQLNARLFERAWQMIAPPGLVANSCLFVMGSEGRGEQLLKTDQDNGLLLRDGYEPPADLQAVCERFSAALARFGYPECPGRIMLSNPAWRASVSGFGLKVRDWLLQPQGDSLMHLAIFMDAHAVAGDAQLLADVRQRLMQLATDNDALIARFALAIDAFGGPAGWWNRLLSLGDAEPMNLKKAGIFPIVHGVRSLALARRIAATGTAERIAALQAEGQLDAALAQELVQGLHFLMGLRLQAGLAEQELQRPVTGNVDPARLSTLERDLLKDTLLVVKRFKALLHQRLRLDAA
- a CDS encoding DsbA family protein; translation: MKEITFYLDFVSPYAWLAFERLPQALEGLSYHLRYRPVLLGALLKQHTNPGPAGIAPKRAWTYRHVSWLGHSLGVGLDMPARHPFPPLPLLRLALECSGDGFVNRFVAGTILRHVWQGGADALDPARLDALRAALADQLRQDEDAPERAKRLLRENTEAAAAGGVFGVPAFEVEGRLFWGLDSLPMLRACLDGDAWFDQHWERAASVPQGLGG
- a CDS encoding DUF1289 domain-containing protein; protein product: MSAAKMLADRAFQISAAGQFGLKSEESVPSPCVSVCRMAPDRSHCEGCFRTLDDIRAWSQAGNGQRRAIWAAALRRAGLALPEELE
- a CDS encoding YbaK/EbsC family protein yields the protein MCGAELQALPEGVRRVAAALQAAGHPHMPVMLDDAARTAQQAADALGIAVGQIAKSIIFRRKSDDAAVLVITSGDRRVHEKKVDALVGKTGRADAEFVKARTGFSIGGVSPVAHATAPVTLIDRELFRFGVIWAAAGHPHGVFQLRPQDLEALTGAPVVDVVQE
- a CDS encoding hydroxymethylglutaryl-CoA lyase, with product MNPNIPTRVKLIDVGPRDGLQNEKQPVPADVKIGLVHRLQDAGLKEIEVTSYVSPKWVPQMADNHEVMAGIARRSDVRYSVLTPNLKGWEAAVLDKPDEIVVFGAASEAFSQKNINCSIAESIERFAPVVEAARAAGIQVRGAMSCTVGCPYEGEVAPERVAYLAGLLKGIGVQRVDVADTIGVGTPRKVQRAIEATLKHFGIDDVSGHFHDTYGQALSNTLAALELGVWNFQSSVAGLGGCPYAKGATGNVATEDLVYMLHGMGIETGIDLDRLVDAGAYISDFLGRKPQSRVAVALLNKRAG
- a CDS encoding 2-hydroxyacid dehydrogenase — protein: MKITFCCTDTKTEPWLQGLAAALPQAHVSAWQPGAPQADYAVVWAPPQRFIDEQPGLKALFNIGAGVDALLGLRLPPALPVVRLDDAGMAVQMAEYVCHALIRHFREFDGYEADMRAGRWGYRRPRLRQDFPVGVMGLGVLGERVARAVAQFEFPVMGWSRGPKRIEGVRCFSGAEGFGGFLAASRVLVNLLPLTPGTRNIMDRGTLSRLMPGAYVINVARGAHLVDEDLLALIDEGHVAGATLDVFRTEPLPAGHPFWNNPRITLTPHTSARTLRDESIAQIAGKIAAMQRGEPVAGIVDAARGY